One Euphorbia lathyris chromosome 1, ddEupLath1.1, whole genome shotgun sequence DNA segment encodes these proteins:
- the LOC136225930 gene encoding DNA-directed RNA polymerases II, IV and V subunit 6A-like — MADDDYNDMDMGYEDEPAEPEIEEGADEEVENNNNEDVPGDPIETEDREEQEAVERPRKTSKYMTKYERARILGTRALQISMNAPVMVELEGETDPLEIAMKELRERKIPFTIRRYLPDGSYEDWGVDELIVEDSWKRQVGGN, encoded by the exons ATGGCAGACGACGACTACAATGATATGGACATGGG ATACGAGGATGAGCCAGCAGAGCCTGAGATTGAG GAAGGAGCAGATGAGGAGGTTGAGAACAATAACAATGAAGATGTGCCTGGGGACCCCATTGAAACCGAGGATAGAGAAGAACAGGAAGCAGTAGAAAGACCTCGTAAAACGTCCAAATATATGACAAAATATGAGCGTGCCAGAATATTGGGCACTCGTGCTCTGCAAATCAG CATGAATGCTCCTGTAATGGTTGAGTTGGAAGGAGAAACAGACCCGCTTGAG ATTGCCATGAAGGAACTCCGAGAGCGGAAAATACCTTTCACCATCCGGCGCTACCTGCCTGATGGAAG TTACGAAGACTGGGGAGTAGATGAACTGATTGTGGAAGATTCATGGAAGAGGCAAGTGGGAGGCAATTGA